A region of Moorena producens PAL-8-15-08-1 DNA encodes the following proteins:
- a CDS encoding cytochrome C — protein sequence MSKFLKSRNPRRNRRRSPWVLLLLLIFWSISIGWGLERAVGYTIEPETVSSNPTELTASMDPVSKRYKLGKDLYLENCSACHIALPPEVLPTETWRRLLLEPNEHYGTQLPRLLGPSLLLTWQYLRDFSRPHNKDEEVPYRMTQSRYFTALHPRVKIPRPFGVKTCVTCHPGVANYDYRTLTPEWQDAQ from the coding sequence ATGTCCAAATTTTTGAAGTCAAGAAACCCAAGGCGAAACCGTAGACGTTCACCTTGGGTTCTATTGTTATTGCTAATTTTTTGGAGTATTAGCATCGGATGGGGACTGGAGCGAGCCGTAGGATATACGATTGAGCCAGAAACAGTTAGCTCCAACCCCACCGAATTAACCGCATCCATGGACCCAGTGTCCAAACGCTACAAATTAGGCAAAGACCTTTACCTAGAAAACTGTTCCGCTTGTCACATTGCTTTGCCACCAGAAGTATTGCCTACCGAAACCTGGCGTCGGTTATTGTTAGAGCCAAACGAACATTATGGTACCCAACTACCAAGACTACTTGGTCCAAGTTTATTGCTCACCTGGCAATACTTGCGAGATTTCTCCCGTCCCCATAACAAAGACGAAGAAGTCCCTTATCGTATGACCCAATCCCGTTATTTCACAGCCCTGCATCCCCGAGTCAAAATCCCTCGACCCTTTGGGGTTAAAACCTGTGTGACTTGTCATCCCGGTGTCGCAAACTATGATTACCGCACCCTGACCCCAGAATGGCAGGATGCCCAGTAA
- a CDS encoding AAA family ATPase, which yields MRQRIQQLQENLGRVIVGKADAIRLVIVALLAGGHALLEDVPGVGKTLLAKSLARSIDGKFQRIQCTPDLLPTDITGTNIWNQRSGEFEFLPGPVFTHILLTDEINRATPRTQSALLEVMEEQQVTVDGRSRPVPQPFFVIATQNPVEYQGTFPLPEAQMDRFLLSLSLGYPTEQEELQMLQRHLEGMMVSELTPCITTDEVLELRNLCHQVKVEQSLQEYMLNLVRASRSAEDVTLGVSPRGTIALQRATQALAFIEGRDYAIPDDIKFLAPYVLSHRLITSGGRRAQPIVEQLLRSVPIP from the coding sequence ATGAGACAACGAATTCAACAGCTCCAGGAAAATCTCGGTCGTGTGATTGTTGGTAAAGCAGATGCCATTCGTCTAGTGATTGTGGCCCTATTGGCTGGGGGTCATGCCCTACTCGAAGATGTCCCTGGTGTGGGCAAAACACTCCTAGCGAAATCCCTAGCCCGTTCCATAGATGGGAAATTTCAACGTATTCAATGTACCCCTGACCTATTACCGACCGATATCACAGGTACCAATATCTGGAATCAGCGCAGTGGTGAGTTTGAATTTCTCCCAGGTCCAGTATTTACCCATATCTTGCTAACCGATGAAATTAATCGAGCCACACCCCGGACCCAGTCAGCCTTATTGGAAGTAATGGAAGAGCAGCAGGTCACTGTAGATGGGCGATCGCGTCCCGTACCTCAGCCCTTTTTCGTGATTGCCACCCAAAATCCAGTGGAATATCAAGGTACCTTCCCCTTGCCAGAAGCCCAAATGGATCGATTCCTATTATCCTTATCCCTAGGTTATCCCACAGAACAAGAAGAACTCCAGATGTTGCAACGCCATCTAGAAGGAATGATGGTTTCCGAGCTCACCCCCTGTATCACCACCGATGAAGTATTAGAATTACGGAATCTTTGTCACCAGGTCAAAGTAGAACAGTCACTACAAGAGTATATGCTCAATTTAGTCAGAGCATCCCGTTCCGCCGAAGATGTCACCTTAGGAGTCAGTCCTCGCGGTACCATTGCTTTACAACGGGCAACCCAGGCACTAGCCTTTATCGAAGGTCGAGATTATGCCATCCCAGATGATATCAAGTTCCTGGCACCTTATGTACTGTCCCATCGTCTCATTACGTCGGGGGGGCGTCGTGCTCAGCCCATTGTTGAGCAATTGTTGCGCTCTGTACCAATTCCTTAA